In the Alkaliphilus flagellatus genome, one interval contains:
- a CDS encoding sensor histidine kinase: MKLFIKDNLWIVFLYSTTFWGLSILLNTLGELENNFGYFVFLSFFLLVCFLIYRYASNYRLYKKLSSTPETLEDILIHNSFSSLENAFDITLYEYFKLYNTKLSNLSRKQEEYKLLINQSVHQMKTPISVINLIAQNNEDSKDFERITAETKRLDYTLWQTLNFLCLDDISNDLKIEKINLKKLVSDVINDLKYFFITKSIYPKLSIDDNVYVYTDAKWMKCVIYQIANNAIKYGRKDTLVFFEIYKRNENFILKITNEGIGIQRSDINRIFDLFFTGDNGRGFGESTGVGLYIVKKITDLLSHKITVDSTPNEKTTFYIEF; encoded by the coding sequence ATGAAGCTGTTTATAAAAGATAATTTATGGATTGTTTTTCTGTATTCAACAACATTTTGGGGACTTTCAATTTTGTTAAATACTTTAGGGGAGCTTGAAAATAATTTTGGATACTTTGTTTTTCTAAGCTTTTTTTTGCTTGTTTGTTTTTTAATATATCGATACGCTTCAAATTATAGGCTATATAAAAAATTATCATCAACTCCAGAAACATTAGAAGATATACTGATACATAATTCATTTTCTTCTCTTGAAAATGCTTTTGACATTACTCTATATGAATATTTTAAACTATATAATACGAAATTATCAAACCTAAGTCGTAAGCAAGAGGAGTATAAATTACTTATTAACCAAAGTGTACATCAAATGAAGACTCCTATTTCTGTTATAAATCTTATTGCTCAAAATAATGAAGATAGCAAGGACTTCGAAAGAATCACAGCGGAAACCAAGCGCTTAGACTACACCCTTTGGCAAACCCTTAACTTTCTTTGCTTAGATGATATTAGTAATGATTTGAAAATAGAAAAAATTAATTTAAAAAAACTTGTCAGTGATGTTATAAATGATCTTAAATATTTTTTTATTACAAAATCTATATATCCCAAGCTTTCTATAGATGATAATGTATATGTGTATACAGATGCTAAATGGATGAAATGTGTTATTTATCAAATTGCAAACAATGCGATTAAGTATGGCAGAAAAGATACCTTAGTTTTCTTTGAAATCTATAAAAGAAATGAAAACTTCATTCTTAAAATTACAAACGAAGGTATAGGTATTCAAAGAAGTGATATTAACAGAATTTTTGATTTGTTTTTTACGGGAGATAATGGCCGAGGCTTTGGTGAATCAACTGGTGTTGGTTTGTACATAGTAAAGAAAATAACCGATTTACTATCTCACAAAATTACAGTTGATTCAACCCCAAATGAAAAAACAACATTTTATATTGAATTTTAG
- a CDS encoding amino acid ABC transporter permease: protein MNFSFLPKYYTFFINGAKNTVLLAFFTVALGVVFGVFLALMRISKNKVLNFISTAYVEVIRGTPLLVQIFIIYYGLPAIGINFPSVAFLGSTGEEFVAGIIALSINSGAYVAEIIRSGIQSVDKGQMEAARSLGMPYSMSMKHIIIPQAFKNILPALGNEFIVIIKESSIVSVIGINELMYNANTVRGNTFIPLEPLIVAAGIYFVLTFTLSKLLGIVERRMKVSD from the coding sequence ATGAATTTTAGTTTTTTACCAAAATATTATACATTCTTTATTAATGGAGCAAAAAATACAGTATTACTTGCATTTTTCACCGTGGCCTTAGGCGTAGTATTTGGTGTGTTTTTAGCCCTAATGAGAATTTCCAAAAATAAGGTTCTGAATTTTATTTCAACTGCCTATGTAGAAGTTATTAGAGGGACACCATTACTCGTTCAGATATTTATAATATATTATGGATTACCTGCTATAGGTATTAACTTTCCATCTGTTGCCTTTTTAGGCAGTACTGGCGAAGAGTTTGTGGCAGGAATTATAGCTCTATCAATTAATAGTGGGGCCTATGTTGCAGAAATTATACGTTCTGGTATTCAGTCGGTAGATAAGGGGCAGATGGAGGCAGCCCGTTCCTTGGGTATGCCTTACTCCATGTCTATGAAACATATTATTATACCTCAAGCATTTAAAAATATTTTACCAGCCTTAGGAAATGAATTTATAGTTATTATTAAGGAATCCTCCATAGTATCGGTTATTGGTATAAATGAGCTTATGTATAATGCCAACACTGTAAGGGGAAATACCTTCATACCTCTAGAACCTTTAATAGTGGCTGCAGGAATTTACTTTGTTTTAACATTTACGCTATCTAAACTACTAGGAATCGTCGAAAGGAGGATGAAGGTAAGTGATTAA
- a CDS encoding DegV family protein — translation MAIKILTDSTSYIEESLREALDIRVVSLNVEFEDITFKETEIDNESFYKMMDKKGIPKSSQPSIADLYNEMESVVKQGDDLICIFLSSDMSGAYSTAHLAKNMILENYPNANIGIIDSRSNCMQLGFATIVAAREAKEDKSLEQVKEAAENNTKKSRFLFIPANLEYLQKGGRIGKANAIIGDLLKIIPILTVENGVTTVFKKVRTKGKAVLTIVKQVLKDIEALGLGEIVVHHINCIDEAKNVVKQIKEFVDVDIKIQDIGPVIGLHVGPGAIGIAYYTKEDIR, via the coding sequence ATGGCTATTAAGATTTTAACTGACAGCACAAGCTATATTGAGGAATCTTTAAGAGAAGCTTTAGATATAAGGGTAGTATCTTTGAATGTAGAGTTTGAAGATATTACTTTTAAAGAAACTGAAATAGACAATGAAAGTTTCTATAAGATGATGGATAAGAAAGGAATACCTAAATCATCACAGCCTTCTATAGCAGATTTATATAATGAAATGGAGAGTGTAGTAAAACAAGGTGACGATTTAATTTGTATTTTTTTATCATCAGATATGAGTGGTGCATACTCAACTGCCCACTTGGCGAAGAATATGATTTTAGAAAATTACCCTAATGCTAATATAGGGATTATAGATTCTAGATCAAATTGTATGCAGTTAGGGTTTGCTACTATAGTAGCAGCAAGGGAGGCTAAAGAAGATAAGAGCTTAGAGCAAGTTAAAGAAGCAGCTGAGAACAATACTAAAAAAAGCAGATTTTTATTTATACCAGCTAATCTAGAATACTTACAAAAGGGTGGAAGAATTGGTAAAGCAAATGCTATAATTGGAGATCTCCTAAAAATTATTCCTATTTTAACTGTAGAAAATGGAGTGACTACAGTATTTAAAAAAGTTAGAACAAAAGGAAAAGCTGTGTTAACCATAGTCAAGCAAGTATTGAAAGATATCGAAGCTCTAGGGCTAGGAGAAATTGTAGTCCATCATATTAACTGTATTGATGAGGCTAAAAATGTAGTTAAACAAATAAAAGAATTTGTAGATGTGGATATTAAGATACAAGATATAGGACCAGTAATTGGGTTACATGTTGGCCCTGGTGCGATAGGGATAGCATATTATACTAAAGAAGATATTAGATAG
- a CDS encoding amino acid ABC transporter ATP-binding protein, whose product MIKVEGLIKNFGKLNVLNGINTEIKKGEVVVVIGPSGSGKSTFLRCLNLLEEPTAGEIIFSGKKVTDKGANIDLLRQNIGMVFQQFNLFPHMTVLENITLAPIKLKKISKEEAEKIAMDLLKQVGLEDKAGAYPNQLSGGQKQRIAIVRALAMSPDVMLFDEPTSALDPEMVGEVLEVMKKLAKEGMTMIVVTHEMGFAREVGTRLMFMDGGNIVEEGVPKDVFDNPQNQRTKEFLRKVL is encoded by the coding sequence GTGATTAAGGTAGAAGGACTTATAAAAAACTTTGGCAAACTTAATGTATTAAATGGTATAAACACTGAGATTAAAAAGGGTGAAGTTGTAGTGGTTATTGGGCCAAGTGGATCTGGAAAAAGCACTTTCTTAAGATGTCTTAATTTACTTGAGGAGCCTACAGCTGGAGAAATAATATTTTCGGGAAAGAAGGTAACTGACAAAGGTGCTAATATAGATCTGTTAAGACAAAATATAGGAATGGTATTTCAACAGTTTAACCTTTTTCCACATATGACAGTTTTAGAAAATATTACTTTAGCACCTATTAAGCTTAAGAAGATTTCTAAGGAAGAGGCAGAAAAAATAGCTATGGACTTACTTAAGCAAGTAGGTCTTGAAGATAAGGCGGGGGCTTATCCTAACCAGTTATCTGGAGGACAAAAGCAAAGAATTGCCATAGTTAGAGCCTTAGCAATGTCTCCAGATGTAATGTTATTTGACGAACCTACATCAGCCCTAGACCCAGAAATGGTAGGGGAAGTACTAGAGGTAATGAAAAAGCTAGCAAAAGAAGGCATGACAATGATAGTAGTTACCCATGAAATGGGTTTTGCTCGAGAAGTAGGTACTAGACTTATGTTTATGGACGGTGGAAACATTGTAGAAGAAGGTGTGCCAAAGGATGTTTTTGACAACCCTCAAAATCAAAGAACAAAGGAGTTTTTAAGAAAAGTGTTGTAA
- a CDS encoding branched-chain amino acid transporter permease, translating into MNVNNNYTLIAILVIGIVTFAIRVAPFILFGKDKATPKYVQYIGNYLPPAVIAMLIIYCLRNVNISAFPFGIPETIGVITVAILHIWKRNNLISIIGGTAIYMIAIQFIFI; encoded by the coding sequence ATGAATGTTAATAATAATTATACTTTAATTGCAATATTAGTTATTGGAATTGTTACATTTGCTATAAGGGTAGCTCCTTTTATTTTATTTGGAAAAGATAAAGCTACACCAAAATATGTACAGTATATAGGTAATTATTTACCTCCTGCAGTTATAGCTATGCTTATAATCTACTGCTTAAGAAACGTCAATATATCTGCATTTCCCTTTGGTATTCCTGAGACAATTGGAGTTATAACAGTAGCAATTTTGCACATATGGAAACGTAATAATTTAATTAGCATAATAGGTGGAACAGCTATATATATGATTGCAATTCAGTTTATATTTATATAA
- a CDS encoding response regulator transcription factor, with product MWKVLIADDEPKIRKGLKRIIESFNLELEIVAEAEEGEMALDLAKEHRPHILLVDINMPFLDGLGFIEKVHDFLPYSIVIIITGYDEFRYAQRAIKLQVFDYLLKPINSEELKNIIIKGIVHLQNQPKNMENIDVINNNEEEYSPIVVLLKNYMDSHYMQEDLSLHEVADKFDISPSYLGKLMKHELGKTFIEYLTEIRIENAKKMLREENIGIKIHEVAQLVGYSSQHYFSRVFKKEVGVSPIEYKQNIKIEPL from the coding sequence TGCAGATGATGAACCCAAAATTAGAAAGGGTCTAAAAAGAATAATAGAGTCTTTTAATTTGGAACTAGAAATAGTGGCAGAAGCAGAAGAAGGAGAAATGGCCCTAGATTTAGCAAAGGAACATAGACCCCATATTCTTTTAGTCGATATTAATATGCCTTTTTTAGATGGTCTAGGTTTTATTGAAAAAGTTCATGATTTTTTGCCATATTCTATTGTAATTATAATTACAGGATATGATGAATTTCGTTATGCTCAGAGAGCTATTAAATTACAGGTATTTGATTATTTATTAAAACCTATAAACTCTGAAGAGCTGAAGAATATTATAATTAAGGGAATAGTACATCTACAAAATCAGCCTAAAAATATGGAAAATATAGATGTAATAAATAATAATGAAGAGGAATATAGTCCGATAGTGGTTCTGCTTAAAAACTATATGGATAGTCACTATATGCAGGAAGATTTATCCTTACATGAAGTAGCTGATAAATTTGATATTAGCCCCTCCTATTTAGGTAAGTTAATGAAACATGAACTGGGTAAGACTTTTATAGAATACTTAACAGAAATAAGAATAGAAAATGCTAAAAAGATGCTTCGTGAAGAAAATATAGGCATAAAAATCCATGAAGTAGCACAATTGGTCGGATATAGTAGCCAGCATTATTTTAGTAGAGTATTTAAGAAGGAAGTAGGAGTCAGTCCGATTGAATATAAACAGAACATAAAAATAGAACCATTATAA
- a CDS encoding bactofilin family protein — protein MFSKKQTTDFSKFDTLIGKNTAFEGTLTAEGTIRIDGNVKGDVKVEGDIYIGESSQVIGNIMGSNIIVGGNVDGNIMANEQLRLTSTGKVIGDISVKSLIIDENGVFEGSSKMTANEINSKYKSKKSESSSVEN, from the coding sequence ATGTTCAGTAAAAAACAGACAACAGATTTCTCAAAATTTGATACACTTATAGGTAAAAATACAGCCTTTGAAGGAACATTAACTGCTGAAGGAACTATTAGAATTGATGGTAATGTTAAAGGCGATGTAAAAGTAGAAGGTGATATTTACATAGGTGAAAGTAGTCAAGTTATTGGAAATATTATGGGGTCAAATATAATAGTAGGTGGCAATGTGGACGGTAACATAATGGCCAATGAACAACTTAGGCTAACCTCTACTGGAAAAGTAATTGGTGATATTTCTGTTAAATCTCTAATAATCGATGAAAATGGAGTTTTTGAAGGTAGTTCTAAAATGACAGCAAATGAAATAAATTCTAAATACAAGTCAAAAAAATCTGAATCAAGTAGTGTAGAAAATTAA
- a CDS encoding response regulator transcription factor, translating to MYRIMIVEDDISISELLKKHIEKYGFECWICSNFDDITTEFIKYDPNLVLLDVNLPKFDGFYWCRQIRNISKCPIIFISARTGDLEQIYAMDNGADDYITKPFSFEIVVSKINANIRRAYGDYAEVKTERTKALGDLKLFCESFTLENKTKKTTLTKKEVELLSILMDNYPKVISRQKLLTAIWDDETFVEENTLNVNIARIRKKLIEVDTNFEIEAVRGVGYKLVEVV from the coding sequence ATGTACAGAATAATGATTGTAGAAGATGATATATCTATTTCAGAACTTTTAAAAAAGCATATCGAAAAATATGGTTTTGAATGTTGGATATGCTCAAACTTCGATGATATCACCACGGAATTTATAAAATATGATCCAAATCTTGTTTTACTTGATGTTAACCTTCCTAAGTTTGATGGGTTTTATTGGTGTAGACAAATTAGAAATATATCAAAATGCCCGATTATCTTTATTTCTGCTAGAACTGGAGATTTAGAACAAATATATGCAATGGATAATGGAGCAGATGACTATATTACAAAGCCTTTTTCTTTTGAAATAGTTGTATCGAAAATAAATGCCAATATAAGAAGAGCATATGGAGACTATGCAGAAGTAAAAACAGAAAGAACAAAAGCTTTAGGGGATTTAAAGCTATTTTGTGAGAGCTTTACTTTAGAAAATAAAACTAAAAAAACTACTCTTACAAAAAAAGAAGTAGAACTTTTATCAATTTTAATGGATAATTACCCAAAGGTAATAAGTAGACAAAAGCTACTTACAGCTATTTGGGATGATGAAACCTTTGTGGAAGAAAATACACTGAATGTGAACATAGCAAGAATAAGAAAAAAACTCATAGAAGTAGATACAAATTTTGAAATTGAAGCGGTTAGAGGCGTTGGGTATAAGCTTGTTGAGGTGGTATAA
- a CDS encoding ABC transporter permease, protein MTLNRLALNNVLRDKWTYLAYFLSSLFSVFMFFCFAVSIFHPDLSVIQSGSTLFMALMAGSILVYIFSFMFISYSVSSFMKARKKTIGLFMITGASKKQVNKIVFTENMFIGIMAILCAIILGLVFSPLTLMLSRTIMNVSGFEMYFPAKAILLTLGMFLIMFFLISTISPRFIRRNKVISMIKSDKTDESNLKFSPLFMIIGTIFTLFLLVSSVFNNKLKIIETLLSSDIGAPVFLVLVLISLYFLFSVISRGILSIFQKSKLYHRKTNMILGSDFKSKLKINVNMMFLVTILLTGAFSAISMLYTAQADVEPNVKKAYPFSYIYISEENNEKRAQNVELLENTLSNQIGYENYYFNLLNKENSRAAVISESDYNKIAHAVNEIPVSLEKNQIYIIRGVKQANFNIENNLTINAIFKDLGIKPMVVGKGDNPITPEGFFNTVCVINDNIYKDIEYEGFQVNSIFAYNVAYWKEDLETAQSLKDVVTDNGQNPVGFFSAGELYETEKIVKNLMLYIGFVISVIFVLAASSMIYFRLITEKEKETTKFRSITKIGLSQKDLSKIIFQNLAILMFVPFIVASVFLFIGAAALSNITGGSYFIVAIICFVVFLLLQSIGYIFVSRNYNKTIIKGLR, encoded by the coding sequence ATGACTTTAAATAGGCTTGCTCTCAACAATGTACTAAGAGATAAATGGACATATCTTGCTTACTTTTTAAGTAGTCTGTTTTCTGTTTTTATGTTCTTTTGTTTTGCAGTTTCAATATTTCATCCAGACTTATCTGTAATTCAAAGTGGTTCAACTTTGTTTATGGCACTTATGGCAGGAAGTATCCTTGTATATATTTTCTCGTTTATGTTTATTTCTTATTCTGTCAGTTCATTTATGAAAGCACGAAAAAAAACAATAGGACTATTTATGATAACGGGAGCATCTAAAAAGCAGGTTAACAAAATAGTTTTTACAGAAAATATGTTTATAGGTATTATGGCAATTCTATGTGCAATTATTTTAGGACTTGTTTTTTCTCCTTTAACATTGATGTTATCTAGAACAATAATGAATGTTAGCGGCTTTGAAATGTATTTCCCTGCTAAAGCAATATTGCTTACACTTGGAATGTTTCTGATAATGTTTTTTCTAATTTCTACAATATCACCTCGATTCATTCGAAGAAACAAGGTAATATCTATGATAAAATCAGACAAAACAGATGAAAGCAATCTTAAGTTTTCACCCCTTTTCATGATAATTGGCACTATATTTACACTATTTCTTTTAGTTTCTAGTGTATTTAATAATAAATTGAAAATTATAGAAACACTTTTATCTTCAGATATTGGAGCTCCTGTATTTCTTGTTCTTGTTCTTATATCGCTGTATTTTTTATTTTCTGTAATTTCTAGGGGCATATTAAGTATATTTCAAAAAAGCAAGCTCTACCATAGAAAAACTAATATGATTCTTGGTTCAGATTTTAAGTCAAAGCTTAAAATAAATGTTAATATGATGTTTCTAGTAACTATACTTTTAACTGGAGCATTTTCTGCAATTTCTATGCTTTATACTGCTCAGGCAGATGTGGAACCTAATGTAAAAAAAGCTTATCCTTTTAGTTATATTTATATTTCTGAAGAAAATAATGAAAAGAGAGCACAAAATGTTGAATTGCTTGAGAACACACTAAGCAATCAAATTGGATATGAGAACTATTATTTTAATCTACTAAACAAAGAAAACTCTCGTGCTGCTGTCATTTCGGAAAGCGATTATAATAAAATAGCACATGCAGTAAATGAAATCCCCGTATCCCTTGAAAAAAATCAGATTTACATTATAAGAGGAGTAAAGCAAGCAAATTTTAATATTGAAAATAACTTAACTATAAATGCTATTTTCAAAGACTTAGGAATAAAACCTATGGTCGTAGGCAAAGGTGATAATCCTATAACTCCTGAGGGCTTTTTTAACACTGTATGTGTAATAAATGATAACATATACAAAGATATTGAATACGAAGGCTTTCAAGTAAATAGCATATTTGCTTATAATGTTGCATATTGGAAAGAAGACCTTGAAACAGCTCAAAGTTTAAAAGATGTTGTCACAGACAATGGACAGAATCCCGTTGGCTTTTTCTCTGCAGGAGAACTATACGAAACCGAAAAAATTGTTAAGAATCTGATGCTATATATAGGGTTTGTTATCAGTGTGATTTTTGTATTAGCCGCTTCAAGCATGATCTATTTTAGACTTATTACTGAAAAAGAAAAAGAAACAACAAAATTCAGAAGTATAACTAAAATAGGGCTTTCTCAGAAAGATTTATCTAAAATAATTTTCCAAAATCTTGCCATACTGATGTTTGTTCCCTTTATAGTAGCTTCCGTATTTCTTTTTATAGGTGCAGCTGCACTTAGCAATATAACTGGTGGCTCATATTTTATAGTTGCAATTATTTGCTTTGTAGTATTTCTTTTATTACAAAGCATTGGATATATATTTGTTTCAAGAAATTATAATAAAACAATTATCAAAGGATTAAGATAA
- a CDS encoding M23 family metallopeptidase, which translates to MKKLKHFQNRTKSNLTFMILPNSSEKIIKFSLPKLLSKVIILSLFFVILSSIIFSSGYFGIRHKLIAANNQIAELKLENESQKYEIAELKNYSIKVDEKLADLNKIQNQVLNMVGLDTSNEDTSLPETTDILFSYSYSPNIVSRSAQSNIFSSQGYEEEINLLTELIDREKENMEKLILNVEQQLEYLDALPNLMPNPGRISSPFGYRISPTGRNREFHNGIDISNKLGTDIIAAGSGIVTYSGYNGGYGKVVMISHGYGYTSIYAHNQEILVSVGDQIEKGQVIAKVGSTGRSTGPHVHFEVRLNNEPINPLDLIEN; encoded by the coding sequence ATGAAAAAACTAAAGCATTTTCAAAATAGAACAAAGTCAAATCTTACTTTTATGATTCTCCCTAATTCTTCAGAAAAAATTATAAAGTTTTCTCTACCTAAGTTGCTTTCAAAGGTAATAATTCTATCTTTATTTTTTGTAATCTTAAGCTCTATTATATTTTCTAGTGGCTACTTTGGCATAAGGCATAAACTAATTGCTGCAAACAACCAAATTGCTGAGCTGAAATTAGAAAATGAAAGTCAAAAATATGAAATAGCTGAATTAAAAAATTACTCTATAAAAGTAGATGAAAAATTAGCAGATTTAAATAAAATTCAAAATCAAGTATTAAACATGGTAGGTTTAGATACTAGTAATGAAGATACTAGTTTACCAGAAACAACAGATATTTTATTCTCTTACTCTTATTCACCAAATATAGTCTCTCGATCTGCACAAAGCAATATTTTTTCTTCTCAAGGATATGAGGAAGAAATAAACCTCCTAACAGAGTTAATAGATCGTGAGAAAGAAAATATGGAAAAACTTATTTTAAATGTTGAACAACAACTAGAATATCTGGATGCACTCCCCAATCTAATGCCTAATCCTGGTAGGATATCTTCACCCTTTGGATATCGTATTTCACCTACAGGAAGAAACAGAGAATTTCATAATGGAATAGATATTTCAAATAAACTAGGAACAGACATCATAGCTGCTGGAAGTGGAATTGTCACATATTCTGGATATAATGGCGGATATGGGAAAGTAGTAATGATTTCCCATGGCTATGGATATACCTCAATATATGCTCATAATCAAGAAATTCTTGTTTCCGTAGGTGACCAGATAGAAAAAGGACAAGTTATTGCTAAAGTAGGGAGTACTGGGAGAAGTACAGGTCCACACGTTCATTTTGAAGTACGACTTAATAATGAGCCTATAAATCCATTAGACCTGATAGAAAACTAG
- a CDS encoding ABC transporter ATP-binding protein — MNVLEIKDLSKIYIGKINFTALNNINFNLEQGEFVAIMGPSGSGKSTFLNCISTIDTPTKGEININGKAPHKLNDDELAKFRRQELGFVFQDFNLVNTLTVEENIILPLTLDSVPEKTMKERLNKVTELLGISKLLKKRTFEISGGQAQRVAIARAIIHNPSILLADEPTGNLDSKAAKDVMKLFTTINQTLGTSILMVTHDAYVASFCKRVVFIKDGELYNEIHCGDSRVVFYKEIMDMLSFLGGGVDDFK, encoded by the coding sequence ATGAATGTATTAGAAATAAAAGATCTATCTAAAATTTATATTGGCAAAATTAATTTCACCGCACTTAACAACATTAATTTCAACTTAGAGCAAGGTGAGTTTGTGGCAATTATGGGGCCATCAGGTAGTGGTAAAAGTACATTTTTAAATTGTATATCCACAATTGACACCCCCACAAAAGGAGAAATAAATATAAATGGAAAAGCGCCCCATAAACTAAATGATGATGAACTTGCTAAATTTCGCAGACAGGAGTTGGGATTTGTATTTCAGGATTTTAACTTAGTAAATACACTTACAGTAGAGGAAAACATTATTCTTCCTCTTACATTAGATAGTGTTCCTGAAAAAACCATGAAAGAGCGATTAAATAAGGTGACTGAACTTCTGGGAATTTCAAAGCTATTGAAAAAAAGAACCTTTGAAATTTCAGGAGGACAAGCACAAAGAGTTGCCATTGCAAGAGCTATTATTCACAACCCTTCTATATTACTTGCAGATGAACCTACAGGGAACCTGGATTCTAAAGCAGCAAAGGATGTAATGAAGCTTTTTACAACGATTAACCAAACATTAGGGACATCTATTTTAATGGTTACACATGATGCATATGTTGCAAGCTTCTGTAAACGTGTGGTTTTTATTAAAGACGGAGAATTATATAATGAAATTCACTGTGGTGATAGTCGTGTTGTATTTTATAAGGAAATAATGGACATGTTAAGTTTTCTTGGAGGTGGAGTAGATGACTTTAAATAG
- a CDS encoding AzlC family ABC transporter permease — MKKAIKAAFPATIPVMLGYLSVGIAFGLLFEKSGYNFMWAILMSVAVYAGSMQFIAINLLTSGAGLMEIALVTLFVNIRHVFYGLSFIDKFKGMGKKKTYMIYSLSDETYSLLCSSKAPEGIDNDSFLFCIALLNQIYWIIGTFIGSIAGSLITFNTNGIDFAMTALFVVIFIEQWSTYKTHIPVLIGIASTILSLLIFGVDNLILPSMVLITVALMIFEKQIDRKTSEDNDGEVVNNEC; from the coding sequence ATGAAAAAAGCAATTAAAGCAGCATTTCCAGCTACAATACCAGTTATGCTAGGATACCTTTCAGTAGGAATAGCCTTTGGATTGCTATTTGAAAAGTCTGGATATAATTTTATGTGGGCAATTCTTATGAGTGTAGCTGTATATGCAGGATCTATGCAGTTTATAGCTATTAACCTATTAACAAGCGGAGCAGGCTTGATGGAAATAGCATTGGTGACATTATTTGTAAATATTAGACATGTTTTCTATGGATTATCATTTATAGATAAGTTTAAAGGTATGGGAAAGAAAAAAACATATATGATTTATTCTCTTAGTGATGAAACTTACTCACTGTTATGTTCTTCGAAAGCACCTGAAGGTATTGATAATGATTCATTTCTTTTTTGCATTGCACTTTTGAATCAAATATATTGGATAATTGGCACATTTATTGGCTCTATTGCAGGTTCATTGATAACATTTAATACAAATGGAATTGATTTTGCAATGACCGCCCTATTCGTAGTTATTTTTATTGAGCAGTGGTCTACTTATAAAACCCATATTCCAGTACTAATTGGTATTGCATCTACTATTTTATCGCTTTTAATCTTTGGAGTTGATAATTTAATTTTACCTTCTATGGTATTAATAACTGTTGCCCTGATGATATTTGAAAAACAGATAGATAGGAAAACTTCAGAAGATAATGATGGGGAGGTAGTAAATAATGAATGTTAA
- a CDS encoding transporter substrate-binding domain-containing protein — protein MKKFSKSAIISLIIGVAILFTACGNATASNNNAEESLSKLDQIKKAGKIVVGTSADYPPYEFHKEVNGKDEIVGFDISIAKEIAKDLGVELEIKDMDFDGLLLALNADKVDFVMAGMTPDPERVKAVDFSKIYYNAVHGIVIKAENKDTLKTVDDLTGKKIGAQKGAIQEKIAEAEIKDLQLKSLAKIPDLILEVKNNKIDAVVMEKPVADSYVDKNKDLMLMDVTFDDGEGGSAVAVKKGSTDLVNEINKTLDRLIKDGSVDKFVLEAIEMVDGE, from the coding sequence ATGAAAAAGTTTTCTAAATCAGCTATTATATCACTTATAATAGGAGTAGCTATTTTATTTACTGCATGTGGTAATGCTACTGCTAGTAATAATAATGCAGAGGAGTCTCTTTCTAAGTTAGATCAAATTAAAAAAGCAGGTAAGATAGTTGTTGGCACAAGTGCAGACTATCCTCCATACGAGTTTCACAAGGAAGTTAATGGTAAGGATGAAATAGTTGGATTTGACATTTCAATTGCAAAGGAAATTGCAAAGGATTTAGGTGTAGAACTTGAAATAAAGGATATGGATTTCGATGGATTACTATTAGCACTAAATGCTGACAAGGTAGACTTTGTAATGGCTGGTATGACTCCAGATCCAGAAAGAGTGAAAGCTGTAGACTTTTCTAAAATATACTATAATGCAGTTCATGGCATAGTTATTAAAGCAGAAAACAAAGATACACTTAAGACAGTAGATGATTTAACTGGTAAAAAAATAGGAGCACAAAAGGGTGCTATACAAGAAAAAATTGCAGAAGCTGAAATTAAAGACCTTCAATTAAAGTCATTGGCTAAAATACCAGATCTAATTCTTGAAGTTAAAAACAATAAAATAGATGCTGTAGTTATGGAAAAGCCAGTAGCAGACTCTTATGTAGATAAAAACAAGGATTTAATGCTTATGGATGTTACATTTGACGATGGTGAAGGTGGTTCTGCAGTTGCTGTTAAGAAGGGAAGTACAGATCTAGTTAATGAGATAAACAAAACTCTAGATCGTTTAATCAAGGATGGATCTGTAGATAAATTTGTACTAGAAGCTATAGAAATGGTAGATGGAGAGTAA